The nucleotide sequence CCGTGTATGGTTATTGTGCTGGCGAAGGAGAATGCCGTGGAAGAATTCCGGACGCTTATCGGTGCCACCGACCCGGTCCAGGCCACAACCGGTACTATTCGCAAAGATTTCGCCACCAGTGTGGGAGAAAATGCCATTCACGGCTCGGACTCGGATGAAAATGCTGAGAAAGAGGTTGCATTTTTTTTCGCCGCTGGGGATATTCTGAGTAACCTCTAACATCAAAGGGGAGATATCGTGATGTGCCGCTTCAAGGTCCTAGCCCTATTGGCGCTCCTTAGCTGGTTTGGCTGCCAATACTTGCCGTGGGGCAAGAAAGAATACAAGCCGATCTTCGTCGGTGAGCCGGAGACGATAATCGTTGAGCCCCCGGAGGATGCCTTCGATGTCAGCTACCGCTGGAGCATACTCGACCTACCTGATGAAAGTCTACTGGTCCCGGACTTCTCATCCTATTCTAATATCTTCACCTTCACTCCCGATGTTGTGGGGGATTATGCCTTTGCCGTAACGGTGGTTTCGTACGGGGAAGATGTTTCAGATCACAAGTTCTACTTCACGGCTATGGAAGACACGTCTGTGATCCCCCGGGAGGCACCCAGGGCTGAAGCCCCTCCGGCGGCCGAGCCTACCGCACGCCCGCCCACTGCACCGGAGACCGCAGCCGCCCGGCCCGAGCGCGTTACCACCACTGCGGCACCGACCCCAAAACCAGAACCCGCTCCACCCAAAAGCGTGACGCGGGCTAAGCCCCCGGAGAAAAAATATCGCAGCGACATTATCAAGGGCCATTTCACCGTGCAGGTGAGCAGCTGGAAAACCGCCAAACAAGCGCAGAAAGTCATGCAGCAGGTGACCGACCGGGGCTACGACGCTTATATCCAGCGGGTGTGGCTCGAGGATCGGAACGAAGTCTGGTGGCGCGTTCGCATCGGCGACTTTACCTCGATTCAAGCAGCGCGAGCAATGCAACAAGAGATCAACGCTGTCTACCCCGGTGCCTGGGTAGACAACGTACGCAAAGAAGATATAGACCAGCAACAGTAACGCCTAGCTTTTAGCTACCAATCACCTTAAACGAGGAGAGGCCTGGCCGTGTTTGAGCCTGAAAAGCTGCACTTTAATTTTATCGATTTGCTGGGGGCCCCGCGGAGGGCATTGAAAGGGAAAAAAATCTGGACCCATCTGATGGGCCTGATAGTGGGCTATCCAGTCTACGCTATCCTCACCTACCTCGCTTTCTGGATCGATGGCCAGTCACTCGCCGCCACCTGGGATCGGTTCGGCCTTTATCCCTTCTTCATAATAAATAGCAGCCAGCTTTCCAGCATCACCGCCTGGGTTGTCTATGCGGTAGGGGTCCTGTTCTGGCTGCTGGCAACCTTGCTGGCTGCCACAGTAGTCGCCCGCATCACTTATAAAGAGCTC is from Candidatus Neomarinimicrobiota bacterium and encodes:
- a CDS encoding SPOR domain-containing protein, yielding MCRFKVLALLALLSWFGCQYLPWGKKEYKPIFVGEPETIIVEPPEDAFDVSYRWSILDLPDESLLVPDFSSYSNIFTFTPDVVGDYAFAVTVVSYGEDVSDHKFYFTAMEDTSVIPREAPRAEAPPAAEPTARPPTAPETAAARPERVTTTAAPTPKPEPAPPKSVTRAKPPEKKYRSDIIKGHFTVQVSSWKTAKQAQKVMQQVTDRGYDAYIQRVWLEDRNEVWWRVRIGDFTSIQAARAMQQEINAVYPGAWVDNVRKEDIDQQQ
- the ndk gene encoding nucleoside-diphosphate kinase, encoding MVNRTLAIIKPDAMAARQLGKIIDRILQAGFQIRAARIIKMTKPQAESFYEIHRSQPFFKELTTFMSSAPCMVIVLAKENAVEEFRTLIGATDPVQATTGTIRKDFATSVGENAIHGSDSDENAEKEVAFFFAAGDILSNL